In Aspergillus nidulans FGSC A4 chromosome II, a single window of DNA contains:
- a CDS encoding uncharacterized protein (transcript_id=CADANIAT00005172), with protein MNKHRLKVSDDSAGKKPYVGNSNNTRQVRSLKSDQPHFFALYLRLQISAQYSRFARAICIDWGAAKYVQGETQTKSKNGFEHQISMMFNMRLPSEGSFLLSKDDTLRLEPWGLGS; from the exons ATGAATAAGCACAGGCTTAAAGTCTCCGACG ACAGTGCGGGGAAGAAACCCTACGTCGGCAATTCGAACAATACAAGACAAGTCAGGTCGCTAAAGTCTGATCAGCCGCACTTTTTCGCATTATATCTGCGCCTTCAGATCTCGGCACAATATTCACGATTTGCGCGGGCTATTTGTATCGACTGGGGTGCGGCCAAATACGTACAGGGTGAGACGCAAACCAAGTCAAAGAATGGATTTGAGCACCAAATCAGTATGATGTTCAATATGAGGTTGCCATCAGAGGGTTCTTTTCTCTTATCTAAGGATGACACATTGAGGCTCGAGCCATGGGGACTTGGAAGCTAG
- a CDS encoding uncharacterized protein (transcript_id=CADANIAT00005173): MWDECTYLVDWLLKTRVRIASFSLPEGRNHASLRDPFAPELIQPYALNSGATTFCSSIRLYEGVSWPEYEEAEDLYA; encoded by the exons ATGTGGGATGAATGCAC GTACTTGGTTGATTGGTTGCTGAAAA CGAGAGTCAGGattgcttccttctcccTTCCCGAGGGACGAAATCATGCCAGTCTTCGTGACCCTTTTGCACCTGAGCTTATTCAGCCATATGCCTTAAACTCTGGCGCCACGACATTTTGCTCCT CTATCAGATTATACGAGGGGGTCTCATGGCCTGAATACGAAGAGGCGGAAGATCTATACGCGTAA
- a CDS encoding uncharacterized protein (transcript_id=CADANIAT00005174): MAVMAEIKSSSARHVEDNEKGVLSPQVSDSSLQYDEVTVKRIKRKIDVRLCVVVAVMYTVCQIDRVNLANAVVAGMGAEIDLTGTHYSTIVAVFFPTYTVFQPVMTVIARKLGPRIFMGFITMSWGLVMVGMGLVNDWRELARLRVILGLFEAGLFPAAVFLISSWYIRHETGKRIGLFYLLGSAISSFGGILAYGLQQMHGLQGHAGWRWIFIIEGVLTVAIGLAGFVLIVDFPEDARRTRWFLTDREIDIMIDRVEKDRGDAHVTPFVLKEYLKYGLEWQGWLLAVNFLMTAIVIYAVSYFLPIVLMQGLEFNVAEAQTLTAPCFLFGTLLGLTESWLSDKYKTRGIVVVINAALQIMGVALLGYAKNNGVRYFGAFILAGSCNANIPASLTYQSNNITGQWRRAFGSALIVAAGGVGGVIGGLVFRDRDAPDYRYGFILKFSFLGKVVDVPTDPAYGRASLRLRSQLFRWVSQLSLWGGGIGGKRLGR, from the exons ATGGCCGTTATGGCGGAGATCAAATCGTCCTCTGCTAGGCACGTCGAGGATAACGAAAAGGGTGTGCTCTCTCCACAGGTTTCGGACAGTTCACTTCAATATGATGAAGTCACTGTGAAGCGCATCAAGCGCAAGATCGATGTACGGCTCTGCGTCGTGGTCGCAGTCATGTATACCGTCTGTCAGATTGATCGGGTGAACCTGGCGAATGC GGTCGTCGCAGGCATGGGTGCCGAGATCGACCTCACGGGGACACACTAT TCGACAATCGTCGCCGTTTTCTTCCCCACCTACAcggtattccagccggtgatgACGGTCATTGCGCGCAAGCTCGGCCCACGCATATTCATGGGGTTCATCACCATGTCCTGGGGCTTAGTGATGGTGGGCATGGGCCTAGTCAATGACTGGCGTGAACTTGCTAGACTACGCGTCATCCTCGGCCTTTTCGAAGCAGGTCTCTTCCCTGCCGCTGTATTCTTGATTAGCTCCTGGTATATACGCCATGAGACAGGGAAGCGAATCGGCCTGTTTTACCTGCTAGGAAGCGCGATTAGTTCGTTTGGAGGAATTCTTGCTTACGGA ctgcagcaaatGCACGGACTCCAGGGCCACgcaggctggcgctggatcttTATCATCGAGGGCGTTCTCACCGTCGCGATAGGGTTAGCCGGGTTCGTGCTTATTGTCGACTTCCCTGAAGACGCGCGCCGTACGCGCTGGTTCCTGACGGACAGGGAGATTGATATCATGATTGACCGAGTTGAGAAAGACCGTGGCGACGCACATGTTACGCCGTTTGTTTTGAAGGAGTATCTGAAGTACGGACTCGAGTGGCAGGGTTGGCTGCTGGCTGTCAACTTCCTGATGACGGCCATCGTTAT ATATGCCGTCTCGTACTTTCTTCCTATTGTCCTCATGCAGGGCCTTGAATTTAATGTTGCAGAGGCCCAGACTCTTACTGCTCCT TGCTTTCTATTTGGCACACTCCTCGGTCTAACAGAGTCTTGGCTATCCGATAAATATAAGACGCGAGGGATAGTAGTAGTCATCAACGCCGCTCTCCAGATAATGGGGGTTGCGCTCTTGGGGTATGCGAAAAACAACGGGGTGCGATATTTTGGGGCTTTTATACTGGCCGGATCCTGCAACGCCAATATCCCGGCATCACTAACTTACCAGTCGAATAATATCACAGGTCAGTGGCGAAGAGCGTTTGGGTCGGCCTTGATTGTCGCTGCCGGCGGCGTTGGCGGCGTTATTGGGGGCTTAGTGTTTCGTGACCGAGACGCGCCTGATTATCGGTACGGTTTTATCCTTaaattctctttcttggGAAAGGTTGTTGATGTGCCTACAGACCCGGCTTATGGACGTGCTTCATTGCGGCTGCGATCACAGTTGTTTCGGTGGGTATCACAACTGTCACTATGGGGAGGAGGAATCGGAGGCAAGCGGCTGGGGAGGTGA